A genomic region of Xyrauchen texanus isolate HMW12.3.18 chromosome 29, RBS_HiC_50CHRs, whole genome shotgun sequence contains the following coding sequences:
- the LOC127623181 gene encoding C-X-C chemokine receptor type 5, with product MVIQIRTNMDQITEKVILEIDDFFVYENMTEAPYDDVQYTCENEKNPLLLFHTVFQPLVYGVVFLLGLTGNGLLLTVLLKRRSNLRITEIYLLHLALADLLLLFTLPFAVTQRVTGWLFGEFLCKLLGLINRLNQVCGSLLLACISFDRYLAIVHAVPSLKTRSPRTVHLTCALLWLLCLLVSMPNMVFLSVEVDKDESASLSCSYNNLGLHANNWMLTNRFLTHLLCFFLPLVIMGYCYTAIIITLCQSQRSLEKQGAIRLALLVTLVFCLCWLPYNITVLMDTLVVVGAMPEQSCHARSTLQQALIVTDSIGFSHCCLNPILYAFIGVRFRRDLLQLLAKRKCMRICLSGLRAESLGRVSVSEAVTTTTSSHYI from the coding sequence ATAGATGATTTTTTTGTCTATGAAAACATGACGGAGGCTCCTTATGATGATGTACAGTACACCTGTGAAAACGAAAAAAACCCACTGCTCCTGTTTCACACCGTGTTCCAGCCCCTTGTGTACGGTGTGGTGTTTCTCTTGGGCTTGACAGGAAACGGCCTCCTCCTGACAGTCTTGCTTAAGCGCCGAAGCAACCTCCGCATCACCGAGATCTACCTGCTACATTTGGCACTGGCTGACCTGCTCCTACTCTTCACGTTACCATTCGCAGTGACTCAGAGGGTGACTGGATGGCTTTTTGGAGAGTTTCTGTGCAAGTTATTAGGCCTTATTAATCGCCTAAATCAGGTGTGTGGGAGTCTGCTTTTGGCTTGTATCAGCTTTGATCGTTATCTCGCCATCGTGCATGCCGTCCCCAGCCTCAAGACCCGTAGCCCTCGGACTGTTCACCTCACCTGTGCTCTGCTCTGGCTCCTCTGCCTATTGGTGTCCATGCCCAATATGGTGTTCCTTTCCGTGGAGGTAGATAAGGATGAAAGTGCCAGTCTCTCTTGCTCTTATAACAATCTCGGCCTTCATGCAAACAACTGGATGCTGACCAACAGGTTCCTCACACACCTGCTATGCTTCTTCTTGCCTTTGGTCATTATGGGGTACTGCTACACTGCCATAATCATCACTCTTTGCCAAAGCCAGAGGAGTCTGGAAAAGCAGGGGGCCATTCGGCTGGCCTTGCTGGTTACCCTGGTTTTCTGCCTGTGCTGGCTGCCCTATAACATTACCGTTTTAATGGATACCTTGGTGGTAGTAGGTGCTATGCCtgagcagagctgccatgcccGCTCCACATTGCAACAGGCACTGATAGTGACAGACAGCATTGGCTTTAGCCATTGTTGCCTGAATCCAATCTTGTATGCCTTCATAGGTGTGCGTTTCCGGAGAGACCTCCTGCAGTTGCTAGCGAAAAGGAAGTGTATGCGCATATGCCTGTCAGGGCTTAGAGCGGAAAGTCTTGGTAGAGTGTCGGTCTCAGAGGCTGTTACCACCACAACAAGCAGCCACTACATCTAA